The proteins below come from a single Marinobacter bohaiensis genomic window:
- a CDS encoding DHA2 family efflux MFS transporter permease subunit encodes MTTATATPAADEGGLKRGWITISIMLATIMQALDTTIANVALPNMKGSMSATEEQISWVLTSYIVAAAIATPLTGFLSGRLGRRRLFIVSVIGFTLASVLCGIAANLEEIVLFRLLQGIFGAGLVPLSQAVLLDTYPKEKHGSAMAMWGMGVMVGPILGPTLGGYLTEYLNWRWVFFINLPFGILSLLGILAFVPETERMKRRFDLFGFALLGIAIGALQLLLDRGQSEDWFSSLEIQIETAVAACAFLMFLVHMFTHREPFVEPGLFRDRNLATGLVFIFIVGIILLATLSLLPPFLQNLMNYPVIMTGLVLAPRGLGSMFSMMLVGRLVNRVDIRLLILTGLILITASLFEMANFNTEVSVLRLVVTGIVQGMGLGLVFVPLSTITFATLQPRYRTEATAMFSLMRNIGSSIGISVMVTLVARNTQINHATLGEYLNPFRPAFDALTLPGGIARDSTTGLSLLNDMVTAQAGAISYLNDFRLMAWVTLASIPLLLVFRSPKQSKTTG; translated from the coding sequence ATGACCACCGCCACGGCGACCCCGGCCGCCGACGAGGGCGGCCTGAAACGGGGCTGGATTACCATCTCCATCATGTTGGCGACGATCATGCAGGCGCTGGACACCACCATCGCCAACGTGGCCCTGCCCAACATGAAAGGCAGCATGTCGGCCACCGAGGAACAGATTTCCTGGGTGCTGACGTCCTACATCGTGGCCGCCGCCATCGCCACGCCACTGACCGGTTTCCTGTCGGGACGACTGGGCCGGCGGCGCCTGTTTATCGTGTCGGTGATCGGCTTTACCCTCGCCTCGGTGCTGTGCGGGATCGCCGCCAACCTGGAGGAGATCGTGCTGTTCCGCCTGCTCCAGGGCATCTTCGGCGCCGGCCTGGTGCCGCTGTCCCAGGCGGTATTGCTGGACACCTACCCCAAGGAAAAGCACGGTTCCGCCATGGCCATGTGGGGCATGGGCGTGATGGTCGGACCGATCCTGGGGCCGACCCTGGGTGGCTACCTCACCGAGTATCTGAACTGGCGCTGGGTGTTCTTCATCAACCTGCCCTTCGGCATCCTGTCGCTGCTGGGCATCCTCGCGTTCGTGCCGGAAACCGAGCGCATGAAGCGCCGCTTCGACCTGTTCGGCTTTGCCCTGCTGGGGATCGCCATCGGCGCGCTGCAGCTGCTGCTGGACCGGGGCCAGAGCGAGGACTGGTTCTCGTCCCTGGAGATCCAGATCGAGACCGCCGTGGCCGCCTGCGCCTTCCTGATGTTCCTGGTGCACATGTTCACCCACCGCGAGCCGTTCGTGGAACCGGGCCTGTTCCGGGACCGCAACCTGGCCACGGGGCTGGTGTTCATCTTCATTGTCGGCATCATCCTGCTGGCGACGCTGTCATTGCTGCCTCCGTTCCTGCAGAACCTGATGAACTATCCGGTGATCATGACCGGCCTGGTGCTGGCGCCACGTGGGCTGGGCAGCATGTTCTCGATGATGCTGGTGGGCCGTCTGGTGAACCGGGTGGACATCCGCCTGCTGATCCTGACCGGGCTGATCCTGATCACGGCGAGCCTGTTCGAGATGGCCAACTTCAACACCGAGGTATCCGTGCTGCGCCTGGTGGTGACCGGCATTGTCCAGGGCATGGGGCTGGGCCTGGTGTTCGTGCCCCTGAGCACCATCACCTTCGCCACCCTGCAGCCCCGTTACCGCACCGAAGCGACCGCCATGTTCAGCCTGATGCGCAACATCGGCAGCTCCATCGGCATCTCGGTGATGGTGACCCTGGTGGCACGCAACACGCAGATCAACCACGCCACCCTCGGCGAATACCTCAACCCGTTCCGCCCGGCGTTCGACGCGTTGACGCTGCCCGGGGGCATCGCCCGGGACAGCACAACCGGGCTGAGTCTGCTCAATGACATGGTCACCGCCCAGGCCGGCGCCATCAGCTATCTCAACGACTTTCGCCTGATGGCATGGGTGACGCTGGCGTCGATTCCGCTGCTGCTGGTGTTCCGTTCCCCCAAACAATCGAAGACAACGGGCTGA
- a CDS encoding HlyD family secretion protein encodes MSNTDQASEPAPQPARTSKIRRVLLIGIPLTAVVVGGLISLFGGRYVSTENAYIGSPLVNIAPQVSGPITRVLVDDNEAVSQGDLMLQIDPAPYRIEVARAEAQLRQAANAINSLKASYATAQEQLAKTEEDVDFAKRELARQQALAKRNLASQSELSQYQHDYTSAVRQRDANKRELKRIAASLGGDLNLPVEQYPDYQAAAASLEQARLDLAHTRITAPFDGIAANTPDPGAYATVSSPLMSLVGNGDLWIDANFKETALTRVHPGQSVNIEVDTYPDREFHGHVASIAQATGAEFSVLPAQNATGNWVKVVQRIPVRIRFDDAGPDDGLRAGMSTVVDIDTGYPTSDLPLVGWLRGLVGEANAAESPTE; translated from the coding sequence ATGAGCAATACCGACCAGGCGTCCGAGCCCGCGCCACAGCCGGCCCGGACATCGAAAATCCGGCGTGTCCTGCTGATCGGCATTCCGCTGACCGCCGTTGTCGTCGGCGGGCTGATCAGCCTCTTTGGTGGACGCTACGTATCCACCGAAAACGCCTACATCGGCTCACCGCTGGTGAACATCGCACCCCAGGTGAGCGGCCCGATCACCCGCGTGCTGGTCGACGACAACGAAGCGGTCAGCCAGGGCGATCTGATGCTGCAGATCGATCCGGCGCCGTACCGGATCGAAGTCGCCCGCGCCGAAGCGCAACTCAGGCAGGCCGCCAATGCCATCAACAGTCTCAAGGCCAGCTACGCCACCGCCCAGGAGCAGCTCGCCAAAACCGAAGAAGACGTCGACTTCGCCAAGCGCGAACTGGCGCGCCAGCAGGCCCTGGCCAAACGCAATCTGGCGTCGCAATCGGAGCTGTCCCAGTACCAGCACGATTACACCTCCGCCGTGCGCCAGCGCGATGCCAACAAACGCGAGCTGAAACGCATCGCCGCCAGCCTGGGTGGCGACCTGAACCTGCCGGTGGAGCAATACCCGGACTATCAGGCCGCCGCCGCCAGCCTGGAGCAGGCCCGACTGGACCTGGCCCACACCCGCATCACCGCCCCGTTCGACGGCATCGCCGCCAACACACCGGACCCCGGTGCCTACGCCACCGTCAGCTCGCCACTGATGAGCCTGGTGGGCAACGGCGATCTGTGGATCGACGCCAACTTCAAGGAAACCGCCCTCACCCGCGTGCACCCGGGGCAGTCGGTCAACATCGAAGTGGACACCTACCCCGACCGGGAATTCCACGGCCACGTGGCCAGCATCGCCCAGGCCACCGGCGCCGAGTTCTCGGTGCTGCCGGCCCAGAACGCCACCGGCAACTGGGTCAAGGTGGTCCAGCGTATCCCGGTGCGCATCCGTTTTGACGACGCCGGACCGGACGACGGCCTGCGCGCGGGCATGAGTACCGTTGTCGACATCGACACGGGCTACCCCACCTCCGACCTGCCGCTGGTCGGCTGGCTGCGGGGCCTGGTCGGTGAAGCCAACGCGGCCGAGAGCCCGACTGAATGA
- a CDS encoding DJ-1/PfpI family protein, with the protein MTTVVGIYLFDDVELLDFAGPYEVFTTASRVYRREHPVGPEPFSVMTVSQHDEPVRVRAGLKVNADCTIADHPDIDLLLVPGGVVTEELEKASVIRWIEATADQANLTASVCTGAFLLAAAGLLNGRTATTHWEDMDDLRHQFPAIKVLPGRRWIDQGDVISSGGISAGIDMSLHIVERIAGRELALKTARQMEFNWTENG; encoded by the coding sequence ATGACAACGGTTGTCGGGATTTACCTGTTTGATGATGTGGAGCTGCTGGACTTTGCCGGGCCCTACGAAGTGTTCACCACCGCGTCGCGGGTCTATCGACGTGAGCATCCGGTGGGGCCGGAGCCTTTCTCGGTGATGACCGTGTCCCAGCACGATGAGCCGGTCCGTGTCCGGGCGGGGCTCAAGGTCAACGCGGATTGCACCATCGCCGATCACCCGGACATCGATCTGCTGCTGGTGCCGGGCGGCGTGGTGACCGAGGAGTTGGAGAAGGCCTCGGTGATCCGCTGGATCGAGGCAACCGCCGACCAGGCCAACCTGACGGCGTCGGTCTGCACCGGCGCTTTCCTGCTGGCGGCCGCCGGGTTGCTCAATGGCCGCACCGCCACCACCCACTGGGAGGATATGGACGACCTGCGCCACCAGTTCCCGGCCATCAAGGTGCTGCCGGGCCGGCGCTGGATCGACCAGGGCGACGTCATCTCTTCGGGCGGCATCTCCGCCGGCATCGATATGAGCCTGCACATCGTCGAGCGCATCGCCGGACGCGAGCTGGCGCTGAAAACCGCTCGGCAGATGGAATTCAACTGGACGGAAAATGGCTGA
- a CDS encoding antibiotic biosynthesis monooxygenase family protein, with translation MADNPPIATTPEPPYYAVIFTSLRTAGDEGYGEMAQAMVALASQQPGFLGVESAREDVGITVSYWSDLDSIRDWKRQADHRLAQRLGRERWYQEYTVRIARVERAYAFAMDTEVPDGVLAGQE, from the coding sequence ATGGCTGACAACCCCCCGATCGCAACCACGCCGGAGCCGCCTTACTATGCGGTGATATTCACCTCGCTGCGCACCGCTGGCGACGAAGGCTACGGTGAGATGGCCCAGGCCATGGTGGCGCTGGCGTCGCAGCAGCCGGGTTTTCTCGGTGTCGAGTCCGCCCGGGAGGATGTGGGCATCACCGTGTCCTACTGGTCCGACCTGGACTCGATCCGCGACTGGAAGCGCCAGGCTGACCATCGCCTGGCCCAGCGGCTGGGGCGTGAGCGCTGGTACCAGGAATACACCGTGCGCATCGCCCGGGTGGAACGGGCCTACGCATTCGCGATGGATACGGAGGTGCCGGATGGCGTTCTGGCTGGTCAAGAGTGA
- a CDS encoding EVE domain-containing protein produces MAFWLVKSEPDECGIDDFAADPEKRIPWDGVRNYQARNFLASMAPGDRVLLYHSSCKLIGVAGVVRVVSEPYPDRLQFDPESDYYDPKSPQDKPRWQAVDMVFEQRFQHVIPLKALKEASELSEMPLVQRGARLSVMPVTEAQWRHILSMAD; encoded by the coding sequence ATGGCGTTCTGGCTGGTCAAGAGTGAACCGGACGAGTGCGGCATCGATGACTTTGCCGCCGATCCCGAAAAACGGATTCCCTGGGATGGCGTGCGCAACTACCAGGCGCGTAACTTCCTGGCGTCGATGGCGCCCGGCGATCGCGTACTGCTCTATCACTCCAGTTGCAAACTGATCGGCGTGGCGGGCGTCGTCCGCGTGGTGAGTGAGCCCTATCCCGACCGGCTCCAGTTCGATCCGGAATCGGATTACTACGACCCCAAAAGCCCGCAGGACAAGCCGCGCTGGCAGGCGGTGGACATGGTCTTCGAGCAACGCTTCCAACACGTGATTCCGCTCAAGGCGTTGAAGGAGGCGTCGGAACTGTCGGAGATGCCGCTGGTGCAGCGCGGAGCGCGGTTGTCGGTGATGCCCGTGACCGAGGCCCAGTGGCGCCACATCCTGTCAATGGCCGACTGA
- a CDS encoding TetR/AcrR family transcriptional regulator produces the protein MSSSENKPIQSRKPSQERSRQRVAQMMAAAEALLLENGPEQLSIPEVAKASGLSRSSVYQFFPSKYALLLALTARHLDTVAQQLARLLDLVGDVSVDDMLGSALRVVADYYNEHRAARILILGGPMSREGFQSLEFNHQDIGKHLRYWLERHQPDVRPPTEPDVMTLAVDIGAACLRHGYFREDLISDAIVEQARRAMLAYLRSVAAVR, from the coding sequence ATGAGTTCGTCGGAGAACAAGCCGATCCAGTCCCGCAAACCTTCCCAGGAACGCAGCCGGCAGCGGGTCGCGCAGATGATGGCCGCGGCCGAGGCGCTGTTGCTTGAGAATGGCCCGGAGCAACTGTCTATCCCTGAGGTGGCCAAGGCATCCGGATTGAGCCGCTCGTCGGTCTATCAGTTCTTCCCCAGCAAGTACGCCCTGCTGCTGGCCCTGACCGCCCGGCACCTGGACACGGTTGCCCAGCAGTTGGCCCGGCTGCTGGATCTGGTGGGGGACGTCAGCGTCGACGATATGCTGGGTTCGGCGTTGCGGGTGGTGGCGGACTATTACAACGAGCACCGGGCGGCGCGGATCCTGATCCTCGGTGGCCCCATGAGCCGTGAAGGTTTCCAGTCCCTCGAATTCAACCACCAGGATATCGGCAAACACCTGCGCTACTGGCTTGAGCGGCACCAGCCGGACGTGCGCCCGCCCACCGAGCCGGACGTCATGACCCTGGCGGTGGACATCGGTGCGGCCTGTCTGCGCCACGGCTACTTCCGCGAGGATCTGATCAGCGACGCCATCGTGGAGCAGGCGCGCCGGGCCATGCTGGCCTATTTGCGCTCGGTGGCCGCCGTTCGCTAG
- a CDS encoding LrgB family protein — MAETDLTRIWVYLSASPLLGLTLTLVAYLLAHRLYLRCNSNPLLNPVITAILALILFLKLTGTSYQTYFDGAQFVHFLLGPATVALAIPLYQQFSRLRAVLVPVIVALLIGVIVGAASSIIIAWAFGASPETQLSLAPKSVTAPVAMGISDEIGGIPSLTAVLVVVTGIIGALIGTRLFASLRIRDDSVRGIAMGVAAHGIGTARAFQISPMMGAFSGLAMALSAFATSVFLPWLVDWLRAVSPGWL; from the coding sequence ATGGCTGAGACCGACCTGACCCGCATCTGGGTGTACCTGTCCGCCTCGCCGCTGCTGGGACTGACGCTCACGCTGGTGGCCTATCTTCTCGCGCACCGTCTTTACCTGCGCTGCAACAGCAACCCGCTGCTGAACCCGGTGATCACCGCCATCCTGGCGCTGATCCTGTTCCTCAAGCTCACCGGCACCAGCTACCAGACCTACTTCGACGGCGCCCAGTTCGTCCACTTCCTGTTGGGACCGGCCACCGTGGCGCTGGCGATCCCGCTGTACCAGCAGTTCTCCCGGCTACGGGCGGTGCTGGTGCCGGTCATCGTGGCGCTGCTGATCGGGGTGATCGTCGGCGCGGCGAGCTCCATCATCATCGCCTGGGCCTTCGGCGCCTCCCCGGAAACCCAGCTGTCACTGGCGCCCAAGTCGGTGACCGCGCCGGTGGCGATGGGTATCTCGGACGAGATCGGTGGCATTCCCTCGCTGACGGCGGTGCTGGTGGTGGTCACCGGCATCATCGGCGCGCTGATCGGCACGCGGCTGTTCGCTTCCCTGCGGATTCGCGATGACAGCGTGCGCGGTATCGCCATGGGCGTGGCGGCCCACGGCATCGGCACCGCCCGGGCGTTCCAGATCAGCCCCATGATGGGTGCCTTCTCCGGGCTGGCCATGGCGCTGTCGGCGTTCGCCACGTCGGTGTTCCTGCCGTGGCTGGTGGATTGGCTGCGGGCGGTATCGCCGGGGTGGCTGTAA
- a CDS encoding CidA/LrgA family protein has protein sequence MQFLNGITILLVYQLVGEVIVRLFDLPIPGPVMGMLLLFLSLLLRGKVDPSMDTAARGLLSHLSLLFIPAGVGMMVYFSRILDEWLPIALALVLSTAITMAATAGAMVATQRLLARKEGNDG, from the coding sequence ATGCAATTCCTCAACGGCATCACCATCCTGCTGGTCTACCAGTTGGTGGGCGAAGTGATCGTCCGCCTGTTCGATCTGCCCATTCCCGGACCGGTGATGGGCATGCTCCTGCTGTTCCTGTCGCTGCTGCTGCGCGGCAAGGTGGACCCATCGATGGACACCGCCGCCCGGGGGCTGCTCAGCCACTTATCGCTGCTGTTCATCCCCGCCGGCGTGGGAATGATGGTGTACTTCAGCCGGATCCTCGACGAGTGGCTGCCGATTGCCCTGGCGCTGGTGCTGAGTACCGCAATCACCATGGCGGCCACCGCCGGTGCGATGGTCGCCACCCAGCGACTGCTGGCCAGGAAGGAAGGCAACGATGGCTGA
- a CDS encoding PepSY domain-containing protein: MTIRNLILGTTLASLVAPAAFAANASTGASVNLDDALAAGSAHGFTHYEEIDLDDRHGFELEGWLDNQWRTKVEFSRDGEARHEKRERRDNGPRGLDAERVREAAEVARGEGLAQIEEMDLHEDHDRIQLEGRDEQGHELEITLQRSDLGVIEVDRD; the protein is encoded by the coding sequence ATGACCATTCGCAACCTCATTCTCGGCACCACCCTGGCCAGCCTCGTGGCCCCCGCCGCCTTCGCCGCCAACGCTTCCACCGGCGCATCCGTCAATCTGGACGACGCGCTCGCCGCCGGCTCCGCCCACGGGTTCACCCACTACGAGGAAATCGACCTGGACGATCGGCACGGCTTCGAGCTGGAAGGCTGGCTCGACAACCAGTGGCGCACCAAGGTGGAATTCAGCCGGGACGGCGAAGCCCGCCACGAGAAGCGTGAACGGCGTGACAACGGCCCTCGTGGGCTCGACGCCGAACGTGTGCGTGAAGCCGCTGAGGTGGCCCGTGGCGAAGGGCTGGCACAGATCGAGGAAATGGACCTGCACGAGGACCACGACCGCATCCAACTGGAAGGCCGCGACGAGCAGGGCCATGAGCTGGAGATCACCCTGCAGCGCAGTGACCTGGGCGTGATCGAAGTCGACCGCGACTGA
- a CDS encoding PepSY domain-containing protein, protein MTKQLALMMAVPLLLLGWTAGLHADDDEWRRLHREVEAGRVQPLQSVLDHLEERYRGQVVEVEFERDDGESIYEIEMLGPDGQIVEFEVDAATGEVIGIEGRGIESMERR, encoded by the coding sequence ATGACAAAACAGCTCGCGTTGATGATGGCCGTGCCCCTGCTTTTGCTGGGATGGACTGCGGGTCTGCATGCCGATGATGATGAGTGGCGCCGCCTGCACCGGGAGGTCGAGGCTGGCCGTGTGCAGCCTCTGCAATCCGTGCTCGACCACCTGGAAGAACGCTACCGGGGCCAGGTGGTGGAAGTGGAGTTCGAACGCGACGACGGCGAATCCATCTACGAGATCGAGATGCTGGGGCCGGATGGCCAGATCGTCGAGTTCGAGGTGGATGCCGCCACGGGCGAGGTGATCGGCATCGAAGGGCGCGGCATCGAGAGCATGGAGCGTCGATGA
- a CDS encoding winged helix-turn-helix domain-containing protein yields MKVLLIEDDQALAGTLARSLREAEVLVETAASGGDGDFLLKTERYDVVILDLGLPDGNGTHWLARWRDEGIDLPVLVLTARERWSDKAAGFSAGADDYVTKPFETAEVLFRLRALVRRSHGHAHPVLSIGDLAYDTHVGQVTLAGMPVSLTAQETRLLGYLMHAAPRLVSRIELAEHVYDRDQEPDSNVIDVQISRLRRKLGSHRIETVRGQGYRILGGE; encoded by the coding sequence ATGAAAGTATTGCTGATCGAGGACGACCAGGCGCTGGCGGGGACGCTGGCGAGGTCACTGCGCGAGGCCGAGGTGCTGGTGGAAACGGCAGCCAGCGGTGGCGACGGCGATTTCCTTCTCAAGACCGAGCGCTACGACGTGGTCATCCTGGACCTGGGGCTGCCCGACGGCAATGGGACCCACTGGCTGGCGCGCTGGCGGGATGAGGGCATCGACCTGCCGGTGCTGGTGCTCACCGCCCGCGAGCGCTGGTCCGACAAGGCCGCCGGCTTTTCCGCCGGCGCTGACGATTACGTCACCAAACCTTTCGAGACGGCCGAGGTGCTGTTCCGCCTGCGGGCCCTGGTGCGGCGCAGTCACGGCCATGCCCATCCGGTGCTCAGTATCGGCGATCTGGCCTACGACACCCACGTGGGGCAGGTTACCCTGGCCGGGATGCCGGTCTCGCTGACCGCCCAGGAAACCCGGCTGCTGGGCTACCTGATGCATGCCGCGCCGCGGCTTGTCAGCCGGATCGAGCTGGCCGAGCACGTCTACGACCGGGACCAGGAACCCGACTCCAACGTCATCGACGTGCAGATCAGCCGGCTGCGCCGCAAGCTGGGCAGTCACCGTATCGAAACCGTGCGGGGCCAGGGCTATCGCATCCTGGGCGGCGAATGA